The DNA window ATGAACCTTTCCCTGGAGGCAAAACTGAGCGGTTTAAACTAGATTATCCTTAATTGTTGTTTCATAATTAACAGAGAACCTAATGAGTGTAAACATTATAGTCAAAAGAGATCATTAGGCCCTGATATgataaaataaggtggtgataaTTAGGTCCTCATCTATTAACATTACCTTTAATGAGTTGTTTAATATATAAATATGTACTTTGTTTCTCACTCTAATTAAACCCAAAATGACATTACATTCTTTATCACAACTCTTTATAATGGTGGATTGTGTCTAATTGTCCCTCAGTTCACACAAAGACTGCTTACAAAACGTTGTTAAAAGCGGAGATACGTGGGTATCGATTATTGGTTTGGTACAGTGGGTATTCAGTATTATTTGGTGTTGGTACAGTGGGTTTTCAGTATTATTGGTGTTGGTACAGTGGGTTTCAGTATTATTGGGTTGGTACAGTGGTATTCAGTATTATTGGTGTTGGTACAGTGGGTATTCAGTATTATTGGTGTTGGTACAGTGGGTGTTTCAGTATTATTGTGTTGGTACAGTGGGTATTCAGTATTATTGGTGTTGTACAGTGGTATCAGTATTATTGGTGTTGGTACAGTGGGTGTTCAGTATTATGGTGTGTACAGTGGGTATTCAGTATTATTGGTGTTGGTACAGTGGGTATTCAGTATTATTGGTGTTGGTACAGTGTGGTATTCAGTATTATTGGTGTTGGTACAGTGGGTTCAGTATTATTGGTGTTGGTACAGTGGGTATTCAGTATTATTGGTGTGGGTACCAGTGGGTAATTCCAGTATTATTGTGTTGGTACAGTGGAGTATTCAGTATTATTGGTGTTGGTACAGTGGGTATTCAGTATTATTGGTGTTGGTACAGTGGGTATTCAGTATTATTGGTGTTGGTACAGTGGGTGTTCATTATTATTGTAAAATAGTGTCAGAGAGGTATAAAATGAACAGGAAGGCTGTTTAGTTTGAGATGGTCTTGCCTGAGTCACTTCATTATGTATCATCAGATAACTTATGGATTTTGATTGATTTTCCATTTCAGTCATCTGTATTTCTCTTCCAGACACACAGTGGCCCCTCAAATGGGTTTTTCTGTGCTTTACAATGGAACGGGATCATCAGATGATGGATTCTACATCACAGCCTTCCACACACTGGGCAATAAGAACTACCTCATCCTAGCTCTCTCTATAATATACATCATCACTCTAATGGGTAACTTTGTTCTGTTAGCAGTCTTCATTATGAACCCAAGCCTTCAAAATCCAAAATATGTTGCAGTGTGCAATTTAGCTGTGGTGGACATCTCTTTGAACAGTGTTATCATTCCCCAGATGGTGCCTGTATTTGTGTTCAATCTGAACTACGTCTCCTTTGGGACGTGTTTTTCTCAGATGTTCTTCTTGCATTTTTTTGGCGATATGGAGTCCTTCTCCCTGGCTCTCCTAGCGTACGACCGTGTCATAGCCATCTGTTTCCCTCTGCGTTACCTCACCATCAACACCAACCTGAGGATGCTGCTCATCCTGCTAGGGATCTGGACCCTGGCCTTCCTCTTGGAGGTCTACCCTGTCGCCCTGGCCTCTAGCCTGCCTTACTGTGCCTCTAGGGTGGTGCAGAGCTGCTGCTGTGAGCACGGTCCTGTATACAGACTGGCCTGCTCTGACATCTCTTTCAACAGGAAACTAGCAACAGCTAAAACTCTGGCTGTCCTGTTAGGCCCCCTGTCCTTCATCATCTTCACCTATGCTGTGGTGGTGGTTGCGGTGCTGAAGTTTGCCTCGACTACCCAGCGGTGGAAAGCCTTCCACACCTGTCTCACTCACCTGCTGCTGGTCCTGGTGTACTACCTCCCTGTCATCCTGGCCTACGTCCTAGGTAAACACAGGGATGACTGTAgacttcaaaatcaaatcaaaaatattcGTCACGTTCACAGTTTCCCACAGGTATAAAAGGTTCAGCGAAATGTTTATGTGCTCTTCGCCACAACTTTTATCCCTGCTGGAAACTGTATGCTCCCTAAGTGTAGGTCAGGAAAAAAGGAGGACTCTGACTAATTTGCCCCCAAATGTGTGTTTATTGTACTGTATAAATTGTCATTCAAAAGAACACTAGCACATTGCATTTTAGTAGatgctaagtgccttgctcaagggtacattgacagatttttcacagtcagctcgggattcaaaccagcaacctttcagttactggtccagacctcttaaccactaggctacctgccgcacatcTGAGTTGTCTGGTTGCTAGGCTATGACAAGTGGGAGCGTACAGCATGTCTCAGTGCACAAGTTCCTTCTTATTTTAGCTGAATATCCTAATTTACTGTTAATACTATCAATCAACATCTCAAAGCCACTGGATGTGTGTCTGTTTTCCCTTCCCTCCTAGGTAACCTGCGCCTGGTGCAGTCCTCAGACCTCCTGACTGCCATCCTCACTGTGTCTGTCACCCTGCCACCCATGCTCAATCCTATCATCTACAGCCTAAAGACAGAGGAGCTGCGGGAGAAAATCATCAAACTGTTTGTAAAGACAAAAGTTTCTTCTCACAAATGAGACTTTGCGTGGAGTTGTTGATCGTATTTTCAAATCTGCAGCAAAAACTCAAGAACTGTAGATATAGGAAAAGTTTCCAAGTAAGGTGACTTTCCCCTTGCATTTAGTATCTATTTAATTTCAGCATTTTTCTGTTAATACWATTTTATGAACACTCTTACTCTTAAGATAATTGCAATAAAACAATGTCTGACTATTCTTCTGTTGAACACTTCATATTTGCATATAATAGATATAATAATAGATATAATAGATATAACATCTTTTATTGTGGTAAATGAATACAATTCAAACTTctaatttcaaatattttttgttgttgtgctttTCAGATACAAGTTTTTATGCCACAGCTGTAATCATGGAgtgtttatatattataataacatTAATTACTGGACGAATTCATGTTGCATCCACAataaagaatgtgttcttaactgacttgcctagttaaagattaCATWAAAAAAAWAWAWaaaaaaaaaactattaacaGAAAGGTACAGCATATCCAGGTAAAATCATTATGATAACTGACAGTACAGGGCATGATGAGTGAGTACAGGTATTTGTCACATATAGTGTTCATCACATACAATTATGGCATAGAGGTAACGTTTTGCAAAGTATCTAGATATACAGTATTTACGTTGAAAGAGTTCAACTAGTCAAATAACATACGTTCATTAgttccactagatggcactaAAATATATTCACTGGCAGAGACAAACTGTAGGGCTCTGTTCAAAGGTAAAATGAGTAACACTAACACATTTCATGAATAAGGATTAATACATGATTTATAAACctttaataaatacatatttgtaaGCATTCATAAGCATGTATAAGCTTTATAATcattaccattttttttttttttttaaat is part of the Salvelinus sp. IW2-2015 linkage group LG36, ASM291031v2, whole genome shotgun sequence genome and encodes:
- the or40a1 gene encoding odorant receptor 107-1, whose amino-acid sequence is MGFSVLYNGTGSSDDGFYITAFHTLGNKNYLILALSIIYIITLMGNFVLLAVFIMNPSLQNPKYVAVCNLAVVDISLNSVIIPQMVPVFVFNLNYVSFGTCFSQMFFLHFFGDMESFSLALLAYDRVIAICFPLRYLTINTNLRMLLILLGIWTLAFLLEVYPVALASSLPYCASRVVQSCCCEHGPVYRLACSDISFNRKLATAKTLAVLLGPLSFIIFTYAVVVVAVLKFASTTQRWKAFHTCLTHLLLVLVYYLPVILAYVLGNLRLVQSSDLLTAILTVSVTLPPMLNPIIYSLKTEELREKIIKLFVKTKVSSHK